In Gossypium hirsutum isolate 1008001.06 chromosome D06, Gossypium_hirsutum_v2.1, whole genome shotgun sequence, one genomic interval encodes:
- the LOC107918203 gene encoding probable glycerol-3-phosphate acyltransferase 3, with the protein MPRIKKLFQLKYFSSLFEIMRKTSRKLPYLRLKFSHGIPAPTQFTFLKNSSFTDEVSNQTLVFHLEGALLKAYSLFPYFMLVAFEAGGLFRALILLLLYPLVWLLGHELGLKVMVFVSFVGIKKEKFRAGTAILPKFFLEDVGVVGFDMVMKYKTKVAVTSMPRIMVECFLVDYLGIHVVIGKELKEFHGYFLGLMEENMDPATMCINNIGLGCLRNSHYQKIFSRCKEIYLVTEAEKKKWPVLPRKKSLKPLIFHDGRLAFRPTPLNTLSMFIWLPFGFLLHITRIMVFISLPFKVSGPLLAFSGMINTVSNSNVESSGEGKKRGMLYVCNHRTLLDPIYLTFVMMKSVSAVTYSVSRFSEVISPIKTVRLTRDRKTDEETMKKMLSKGDLVVCPEGTTCREPYLLRFSPLFAEITDDIVPVAIKLQVSLFYGSTASGQKCLDSAFHLTNPNPTCLIMILNKLPGWQTHNAGGKSKFEVANYVQGQIATALGFECTNLTRKDKYAILAGNDGIV; encoded by the exons atgcCAAGGATTAAgaagctctttcaactaaaatatttttcctcACTGTTTGAAATCATGCGTAAAACATCAAGGAAGTTGCCTTATCTAAGGTTGAAGTTCAGCCATGGCATCCCTGCACCAACTCAATTCACGTTTCTTAAGAATTCCTCGTTTACAGATGAGGTTTCAAACCAGACATTGGTTTTTCATTTAGAGGGTGCATTATTGAAGGCATATTCACTCTTCCCTTACTTCATGTTGGTAGCTTTTGAAGCTGGTGGACTCTTTAGAGCTCTCATCTTGCTTCTTTTGTACCCTCTTGTTTGGTTACTTGGCCATGAACTTGGACTCAAAGTTATGGTATTTGTCAGCTTTGTTGGTATTAAAAAGGAGAAGTTCAGAGCTGGGACTGCTATTTTGCCTAAGTTTTTCCTTGAAGATGTTGGTGTTGTGGGGTTTGATATGGTGATGAAGTATAAAACAAAGGTGGCAGTCACTTCAATGCCTAGGATCATGGTTGAATGTTTCTTAGTTGACTATTTGGGAATCCATGTTGTTATTGGTAAAGAGTTAAAGGAATTCCATGGTTACTTCTTAGGTTTAATGGAGGAAAACATGGATCCTGCAACAATGTGTATTAATAATATTGGTTTAGGTTGCCTCAGAAATTCTCATTACCAGAAAATTTTCTCTCGTTGCAAg GAGATATACTTGGTGACTGAGGCAGAAAAGAAGAAGTGGCCAGTCCTTCCAAGGAAGAAATCTTTAAAGCCATTGATCTTCCATGATGGAAGGTTGGCTTTTAGGCCAACCCCATTAAACACCTTATCTATGTTCATTTGGTTACCATTTGGTTTCCTCCTACACATAACTAGAATCATGGTTTTCATTTCATTGCCTTTCAAGGTCTCTGGACCTTTATTAGCTTTTTCCGGGATGATAAATACCGTATCGAATTCGAACGTTGAATCTTCCggtgaaggaaaaaaaagaggCATGCTCTATGTATGTAACCATAGAACATTACTAGACCCAATTTATTTAACCTTTGTTATGATGAAGTCTGTCTCCGCTGTCACCTACAGCGTTAGTAGGTTCAGTGAGGTAATTTCACCTATCAAGACGGTCCGGTTAACACGAGACCGAAAAACAGACGAAGAAACAATGAAGAAGATGTTAAGCAAAGGGGACTTAGTGGTTTGCCCTGAAGGAACCACTTGCAGAGAGCCTTATCTGCTAAGATTTAGTCCCTTGTTCGCGGAGATCACCGATGACATCGTCCCCGTAGCTATAAAATTGCAGGTCAGCTTGTTCTATGGATCAACAGCCAGTGGACAAAAATGCTTAGACTCAGCATTTCATCTCACGAATCCCAATCCTACATGCTTGATCATGATTCTAAACAAGTTACCGGGCTGGCAAACACATAATGCCGGAGGGAAATCGAAATTCGAAGTTGCCAATTATGTGCAGGGTCAGATTGCAACTGCATTAGGATTCGAGTGTACCAATCTTACAAGGAAAGACAAATATGCGATCTTGGCTGGTAATGATGGGATCGTATAG